One Gossypium hirsutum isolate 1008001.06 chromosome A11, Gossypium_hirsutum_v2.1, whole genome shotgun sequence genomic window carries:
- the LOC107905135 gene encoding cyclin-D1-1, whose translation MDVSLNLPTLPNLFCNEPASEVVSWEADEDECEIFTSSSSDFFIDYDVNSLTNMFDSEVDQMLESNLLSRFYLLPDIVHARQEAVQWILKVHSFYRLRPETAYLSINYLDRFLSARALPQGKGWPMQLLSVSCLSLAAKMEETTVPILLDLQIIKPRFLFKPKTVERMEVLVMKTLKWRLRTITPFDFLHYFISCINNSQHNSLCHLFSCATGLIINTCKATDSLDYPPSAIAAAVTLRLTNHSLNEQDLAQLGCMHNRINKEIVKKIYENIKGRSFGLEPLMMPPSPTGVLDAGIHGTCKLHKIGNNNMNSSNKGFNV comes from the exons ATGGATGTGTCCCTAAACCTTCCAACTCTTCCCAATTTGTTCTGCAATGAACCAGCAAGTGAGGTAGTCTCTTGGGAAGCTGATGAAGATGAATGTGAAATTTTTACTTCTTCATCTTCGGATTTCTTCATTGATTATGACGTCAATTCGTTAACCAATATGTTCGATTCCGAGGTTGATCAAATGCTGGAATCTAACCTTCTTTCAAGATTTTATCTTCTTCCTGATATTGTTCATGCTCGTCAAGAGGCAGTCCAATGGATTTTAAAG GTGCATTCTTTCTACAGGCTTAGGCCTGAAACTGCTTATCTTTCTATAAACTACTTGGATCGTTTCCTATCGGCTCGAGCTTTGCCG CAAGGGAAAGGGTGGCCTATGCAGCTTTTATCAGTATCATGCCTTTCACTAGCAGCAAAAATGGAGGAAACAACAGTTCCCATTCTCCTAGACTTGCAAATAATCAAACCCAGATTCTTGTTCAAGCCCAAAACAGTCGAAAGAATGGAGGTTTTAGTGATGAAGACACTCAAATGGCGGTTGCGCACCATTACCCCTTTCGATTTCCTACATTATTTCATTTCATGTATCAATAATTCCCAACATAACAGCCTGTGTCACCTTTTCTCTTGTGCCACTGGTCTTATTATTAATACATGTAAAG CAACTGATTCCTTGGATTACCCTCCATCAGCAATTGCTGCAGCAGTGACACTACGGCTGACTAATCACAGCCTTAACGAGCAGGATTTGGCACAGTTGGGTTGTATGCATAATAGAATAAACAAG GAGATAGTGAAGAAGATTTATGAGAACATTAAGGGAAGATCGTTTGGATTGGAGCCATTGATGATGCCACCAAGTCCCACTGGTGTGCTTGATGCTGGTATACATGGAACCTGCAAATTACACAAGATTGGCAACAATAATATGAATTCAAGTAATAAAGgatttaatgtttga